The DNA window CCAAAGGACCGGATCGAGCGCCGAGATCGCCGGGACGCCGATCAGCGCGGCGAGGACGACGAAAAGCGAGAGCGTGCCGAGCAGGCTGTAGTACTCGCTCCAGGTGATCCCGTAGGGCGTCACGACCTCCATGTACACGTCGACGGAGCGGGCGTCCTCGGCGAGCCGGATCGTCTTCCGGTCCGACTCGTACTCGACGATCCCGCGCCTGTCGAGCTTCGGGAGGTGCGTCTGGTGAAGCGAGTTGTAGACGCTGTTGCGGACGTTCTTCGGTGGGGGTGATTCGCCGGTCTCGTGTTCGGCGATGGTCTCCGCGAGCTCTCGCAGGGTGGTCGTTCCGACGGTGTCCTGGAGGTGTTTGATCGTTTGACACCTGCGCTCGTTGCGCAGCAGGTCGTGGATCTCCGTTTCGGGAAGCCCCCCGTATCGATCGGTTATCGCCATGTGTCGTGATCCGGCCCGTGTTTGGAACGGGTCACCGATACCCACACGTCCCCCTCATGTAAGTACGAGTGACCTACCAACGAGCCGGCTCGTTACAGGGTCACCACGAAAAACGACAGGCAACGCGTATCGGGTTCACCCGGAATACACCGGCTGCGGGCGCGGTTTTCGGTCTCGGTCGGCTACCTCCCGCCGGGGCGTAATCGACCGTTAGGGCCGAGCGTCGCGAGTAGCGTGTGCGTACTCGGAGCAGAGCTTCGCCGCAACCCCGTCGCCATCGGTGGATCTCTTCCGGGCGACTCGAGGTACCGGTCCGACGGATCGGGTCAGTCGAACCGGAGAGTCAAACGGCCGTTTCACTCTAAAAAACGACACGTTGTCGAAGAGAATCCGACGTTAGAGCGTTCAACGGCGACGTTTCACGAGAAATGGTGTGATTGGCTAAGGGGGTGGGTATCGTGGCCGTCTACCACGCCCGGCGAACCAGTCGGGAGTCGATCCACGATGTCAGACGAAAGATTCGAACTGTCACGGCGGAACGCACTGATCGGGCTCGGAACCGTGGGGGCCGCCTCCGCGGGAGCCGGGCTGGGAACGAGCGCGTACTTCAGCGACGAGGAGAGCTTCGAGGACAACACGCTGGAAGCCGGCGAGCTGGACCTGTTCGTCGACTACTGGACGTCCGCGAACACGGAAGCGATCGACGGGGGAACGACCGGAAGCGCCCAGAACGACGGCGGCGTGTCGGCGCAGTACGTCCTCAACGACGTCAAGCCCGGCGACTCGGGCAAGCTGGTGTTCTGTCCGAAGATCGTCGACAACCCCGCGTGGCTGTGGGCGGGGAGCACCGGTTTCACCCAGTACGAGAACGGCCTGACCGAGCCCGAGGAGGACGTCGACGACACGGGCGGCGACCCCGGCGCGGGCAACGGCGAACTCGCGGACAACATCCAAGTGACCGTCGCGTACTGTGAGCCGTCCGACGACCTCGACGGCGAGCCCGAGGATCCGGGTGACTTCGAGTCGTTCCGCGAACTCAACAACCCGGAGGACTACACGCTCGCGGACCTCCTCCTGGAGCTTCAGACGGGGTATCTGTTGGACGGGTTGGTGGAGGACGACGACGAGTGGGTACCGACGGACGACGGCGCGTATCCGGCCAGTCCCGACTCGGAGACGCAGACGGGACCGTGTCTCTGTATCGACTGGAACGTGCCGACCGCCGTCGGCAACGTGATCCAGTCCGATTCGGTCGAGTTCGACATCGGGTTCACGGCCCAACAGTCCCGGCACAACGACGATCCGGACAACCCGTACGTCGATGCGACCGCCGCTGCGGATTACCACAACCCCAGCGGACACGGTAACCCGACCGACGGAACCCTCGTCGCGAACGTTAGCTGGAGCGACGATCTGGTTGCTCTCAGATTCGAGTTCCAGGACGACGACGACGGCGTCGACTTCGCCGACACGTCGGACTACCCGAGCACGAATCTCCCCGTGATGATCGATGCCGACGAGAACGGATACACGGACTTCCAACTCGTCTGGAACACGAATTCGCCAAACAACGTCGATCCGCTCGCTAGCGCGCCGTTCGCGAAGCGAGAACACGACAACAACGACGGCTCACCCGGCGCTTTCGTGGAACTCCCGGCCGACTGGAGCGCCGTCAAAAGCGGCGACAGCATAACGTGGGGAATCCCGAGGAGCGAACTCGGCGGTTCGTTCAAGCTATCCACCTGGGGAAGCACCGGAGGAGAAGGCCCGGTCGTCGAGATATCGACGGATTCGGACAATACTCCGAACTTCACGGAGAGTACCGAGTACGTCGACGTCAGTGAATCGTAGAGTCGAACGATAACCCACTCGGACCACGGGTCTCCGGCGATCCCGGAGGCTCGTGACGCGGCCTCGCCGCGGCGCGGCGGTTCGACTCCGCCGGTGGGTTTCCCCCTCGGGGGGTGAACGCAAATGAGCGACAACAACGGATTCAAGATATCGCGGCGGAAGGCGCTCGCCGGGCTCGGCGGCATCGGCGTCGCGAGCGCGGGAGCCGGGCTGGGAACGAGCGCCTACTTCAGCGACGAGGAATCGTTCGAGGGCAACTCGCTCACCGCGGGCGAGCTCGACCTCAAACTCGATTACAAGGCCACCTACGCCGGCGGGCCGGGACGGCTCGACGAGATCGACGGCTGGTACAGCGACGACGGTCCTGGCGAGCCGTTCGACGTCGAGGAGATCGAGGACGGGACCTACCTGATCGGAGAGGTGCCGAACCAGACGGATGACATGTGGGAAAACGAAGTCCAGAACACGAACCTCTGTGCGCCGGATCTGGGACTCGTCAAC is part of the Halorubrum aethiopicum genome and encodes:
- a CDS encoding DUF7344 domain-containing protein produces the protein MAITDRYGGLPETEIHDLLRNERRCQTIKHLQDTVGTTTLRELAETIAEHETGESPPPKNVRNSVYNSLHQTHLPKLDRRGIVEYESDRKTIRLAEDARSVDVYMEVVTPYGITWSEYYSLLGTLSLFVVLAALIGVPAISALDPVLWVSVFLAAFAASLGYQLWADRWVYLNALFG
- a CDS encoding SipW-dependent-type signal peptide-containing protein, whose protein sequence is MSDERFELSRRNALIGLGTVGAASAGAGLGTSAYFSDEESFEDNTLEAGELDLFVDYWTSANTEAIDGGTTGSAQNDGGVSAQYVLNDVKPGDSGKLVFCPKIVDNPAWLWAGSTGFTQYENGLTEPEEDVDDTGGDPGAGNGELADNIQVTVAYCEPSDDLDGEPEDPGDFESFRELNNPEDYTLADLLLELQTGYLLDGLVEDDDEWVPTDDGAYPASPDSETQTGPCLCIDWNVPTAVGNVIQSDSVEFDIGFTAQQSRHNDDPDNPYVDATAAADYHNPSGHGNPTDGTLVANVSWSDDLVALRFEFQDDDDGVDFADTSDYPSTNLPVMIDADENGYTDFQLVWNTNSPNNVDPLASAPFAKREHDNNDGSPGAFVELPADWSAVKSGDSITWGIPRSELGGSFKLSTWGSTGGEGPVVEISTDSDNTPNFTESTEYVDVSES